The window AAGGGGTATCCGTCCGGATTACAGAAGAAAATATAACAGAATAGGAGTAGATATCTATGGCAGGTATAAGTGGCGGCTGGTATGAGGCATTAAAGGACGAGTTTAAGAAACCTTATTATAAAAAATTATTTGAGACTGTTAATCAGGAGTATAGGACAAGGAAAATTTTCCCCCCTGCAAATGATATTTTTAATGCATTTCATCTGACTCCCCTTGATAAAGTCAAGGTGGTGATCTTAGGGCAGGATCCGTACCACAATAATGGGCAGGCACATGGACTCTGTTTTTCTGTGCAGAAGGGGGTTGAGGTGCCGCCGTCGCTGGTAAATATTTATCAGGAGCTTCATGATGACCTTGGCGTAAAAATACCAGACCATGGATGTCTGACCAAATGGGCCAGCCAAGGCGTCTTGATGCTCAATACTGTACTGACAGTTAGGGCGCATCAGGCCAATTCCCATCGTGATATTGGATGGGAACAATTTACTGATGCCGCAATCAAGGCATTGGACAGACAGGATCGCCCTATTGTATTTATTTTATGGGGCAGTCCGGCGCAGAGAAAGAAAGCCATGCTGCATAATCCCCAGCACTTGATATTGCAGGCGCCGCACCCCAGTCCTCTCTCGGCATTCCGGGGATTTTTCGGGAGCAGGCCTTTTAGCCAGACAAATAGGTTTCTTCAGGAGCATGGGGGAGAACCAGTGGATTGGGAGATCGAATAAAGTCTCCTGGCTATGCCATAAAATTAAGATTTTCTTAACAATTTATGCAGGAAAATATTTTGTTTTTGGAGGTATCATGTAAAGAAAATCTTGTGAAGAAGGAGGGGGCCGTGGAAAAGGTTATTGAGGTCAAGAATTTATACAAGCTGTACCGCGTAGGGGAGTCCGTGGTACGGGCACTGAACGGTGTGGATTTTACAGTATATGCCGGGGAATTCTGCGCGATTGTTGGAACCTCTGGTTCAGGTAAATCCACACTTTTAAATATGCTTGCCGGCCTGGAAAAGCCGACCAAAGGGGAGATTATTATCAGCGGCCAGCACATGGAGACACTGAATGAGGATGGACTAGTGAAGTTCAGACGTGAAAATGTGGGGTTCATTTTTCAGTCGTTCCATTTGATTGGGACATTAAATGCTGTTGAAAATGTAGCGCTGCCGCTTAGTTTCCGCGGTGAAGCGAGGACGAGCAGGATGAAGAAAGCAGATAAAATGCTGGATCTGGTAAATCTTAAGAAGCATAAAAAGCATCTGCCTAACCAGATGTCAGGAGGCCAGCAGCAGAGAGTGGGGGTGGCCAGGGCCCTTGTTGTAAATCCTAAAATTATATTTGCAGATGAGCCTACCGGGAATCTGGATTCCCATACATCCGAAGAGGTTATGAGGCTGATGCAGGAAGTGGTACGCCAACAGAAGAAAACCCTTGTTATGGTAACCCATGATGATCATTTGGCGGCCTATGCTGACAGGGTATTTCACATTATAGACGGAGAAATAGTCAAAATCGAGGATAACCGGAAAAAGAGGGAGGAAAAGGAACATGAAACCATTTAGGAGCATAATGAAAACAGCCGTGGGCCTTGCCATGGCAGCGGCCCTCATATTGCCTACAGCAGTCCGGGCCGAAGAATCAAGGCCTATACCTGCAATCTCCATTTCTGTAGGAAAAGGACAGTCAACACCTGAATATGAAGCGGGACAGACAGAACAGGCTCTGGAGCTGAACCTGGAGAACCAGGGAAGCGCAGATGCAAAGAATGTGAAAGTAACGCCAATTCTGGACAACGCAGATACATGGCCATTTGACATTGCTAATATGAACAATGAATGCCAGGTTGGGGATATCCCTGCAGGGCAGAATGTTTCTGCAAAATGGGAGGGACTGGCTGTGCGTTCCGATGTGGAGACTAAATCCTACAGGCTTTCATTTCAAATAACATGGGATGATGGGGCCAATCAATATGAGACTAGCAAGTATGTCTTTGTTAAGACGAAAGCTAAACCACAGGAGCAAGAGACAGAGCCGGAACAGACGCCAGCGCCGGATGATACTTCCCAGCCGGAACAAGCATCCGGGGAAGAAGAACTTATGATGGCTGGGGGTGAGATTTTAAACAGTGACCCGGTCATCACAGGCGGAGGGGGAGAGACGGCAGATAGCGGAAATCATCCTGTCCCCAGAGTGATTGTAACAGGATTTAGCACAGACCCACAGGCTGTGAATGCTGGCAGTGATTTTACATTGATTGTACATCTGAAAAACACATCTGCCAGGACGGCTGTATCTAATATGCTTTTTGATCTTCAGGCGCCTTCCTCAGGCACGGAGGCGGCTGCAGAGGCGCCGGCATTTTTGCCGTCATCGGGTTCCAGCTCTATTTATTTGGACAGCATACCGGCTGGAGAGACAAGGGATATTTCCATTGCCCTTAATGCCAGGGCTGACCTGGTTCAAAAGCCGTACAGTATAGCAATGTCTATGAAGTATGAGGACGCCAGTGCGACTCAATACGAAAGTTCCTCCAGCCTGGCAATTCCGGTCAAGCAGGCGGCCAGATTCGAGTTCAGCGATCTGGAGATCGCGCCGGAGACAATTGCAGTGGGCGAGGAGGCGAACATTACATGCAGCCTTTATAATACAGGACGTATTAAATTGTACAATGTCAAGGCAAAGTTCCAGGGGGATGGCATCGACTCTAAAGAAGTATTCGTTGGAAATGTTGACTCGGGGGCCACAGGCTCCATTGATGGAATTGTTACGGCTACGAAAGAGATGTCTGGAGACAAGAAGTGTAAGATGGTTGTTTCCTATGAGGATGAAGCTGGCAAGACATCCACAGTGGAGAAAGAATTTGCACTGGAGATTACACCGGAACAGACTCCTGTGGACATGTCCCAAATCGCAGAGATGCCTGAGGAGAAAGGATTTCCTGTCTTGCCTGCCATAATTGGCGCAGTAATCCTGGCGGCGGCAATTATAATTGTCATAATTATCAGAAGAAGAAAGAAAAAGCTGAAGTCTGTAGAAGAGGAGGACTTGTTGGATGAGGTGGATCGATTTACTGAGGATGAGTAGCGGCAACCTCAGACGCAGAAAATTGCGGACGTTCCTGACCATCCTGGGCGTAATAATTGGAACTGCATCCATTGTAGTCATGATATCACTGGGACTTGGAATGCAGCAGTCCATGTACCGAGAGATTGAGCAGTCAGGGGGGATGACCAGCCTGACTGTTATCGGGAAGCAGACAGAAGGGGGCATGTATAGCTCTTATGGAGGGGATCAGGAGGAAGCAGATAAGTATATTACGGATGATGTGCTTAAGCAGCTGGCTTCACTGGATCATGTTAAAAGCGCCTACCCTGTGCTGGATGTCAGTGCAGTGGCCCTGAAGGGTAAATATATCGGTTATCTGCAGGTTAGGGGGATGACCCAGGAGGCTCTGAAAGAACAGAACATAAAACTGGCGGCTGGGGGAAGGCTGCCAGATCCTGACAGTCCCAACCTGGAGCTTGTGTTTGGCAATGGGGTGATACAGTCATTCTATGAAAAGACGACAGGCAAGGGGTACTGGGAAACAGGAGTTCTGCCTGACATAGATATGGCCAACGACCAAATGTTTTTGATATTAGACCAGGATGGATATTTTCAGAGCCAGGAAAATACTATAGGACAGTCAGATACTGACGGGAATGGAACAAAAGGGCAGACGGCAAATCAGCCTCCTAAGAAGTATGTGGTCAGTGCCAGCGGTGTTGTAGAAGGTGATGTGGATTCCTACAATGCCAATTATTATTATGTGTACTGTGATATCAATAAGCTGCAGGATATGCTAAAAAAGGAGTTCAAAGGAAGAGTAATACCCGGACAACCCAGTACAAAATCTGGTAAACCCTACAGGCAGTTTGTCTATACATCAGCGTCAGTCCAGGCAGAGAATATAGATGATGTGGATACATTATCGGCAGAAATCAGGAATATGGGATTCCAGGTAACGACAAATGCGGAATATATGGAGAGCATGAAGAAACAGTTTGCCATGATACAGGCAGTTCTGGGGGGGATTGGTGCAGTATCACTCTTTGTTGCGGCCATAGGGATTACAAATACAATGATGATGTCTATTTATGAAAGGACGAAAGAAATAGGAGTTATAAAAGTTCTGGGCTGCAGCCTGAAAAATATTAAACAGATGTTTCTTATGGAAGCTGCATTTATTGGATTTATTGGGGGAGTCTTAGGAAATATACTCAGTTTTTTGATGTCCTTTGCCATAAATATATTGACAGGGAATGGCAGTGCCATGGGGTTAGATGGAAATATTTCTTATATACCAGTGTGGCTTGTCCTTGCCTCAATGGCCTTTGCCGTTTTTGTAGGCATGGCGGCAGGGTATTTTCCCGCGCTCAGGGCGATGAAACTGAGTCCCCTTGCGGCAATCAGGAACGATTAGTCTGAGTCTTCTTCAATAATGTGTATCTCCAGATAATCAAAATCAATGGAGTCTACAAAATTGTCCTGATAGAATCTGGCTTTGGCATGCTTTTTGAAATCAGCGATTGTAGAGTCAAGCCATATAGGTTTGCTTAAATCAAAGTCATAACATATGGCATCTAATGCATTGAATATTTTATGGGTACGTGTATCTTTGGTGTTATCGCAGATAACCGTATCCCGAATCATTTTATTGTCCTTAAATTCTTTGCCCCATAGACGAAACATGGCCCAACCTCTTTTTCTTTAGAATAATTTTTAGTATAGCATTCCCAGAAAGAGATGTAAATGTCCATATTTTAGAAAATTTTTGTTTATTTTTCGGCAGAGATGGTTTATAGTTGTATAAAAGCAGAGATGTAAGAAATACTTTTATTGAAATCTTCACTGCAATTTTGAAAAGGAGGAAGCTTATCATGAAGAAATATGTATGTGAGCCATGCGGATATGTATATGATCCGGAAGTAGGCGATCCTGATAATGGGATTGCACCAGGGACAGCATTTGAAGATCTTCCGGAGGATTGGGTATGCCCTATCTGCGGGATGGGAAAAGAAGCTTTTGTTGAGGAATAACAGGATTGGAAAAGATACACCTTGCGGGGATTTGTCCGGCAAGGTGTTTTTCTTTTACTGCCCCAAGAATCCCCCAGGATGATGACATTTCAGACAAGATGTGGTAGAATAAGCGGACATGAAGAGGCGGGAGCGCTAAAGGGATTTAGGGCGCTGGCAGGAGATTACTTTGCACAGGAGAGGGAATCATGAAGAAATTGTTGGACCGGATATTTATCGATGGATTATCAGGGATGGCCCAGGGACTTTTTGCGACCTTAATCATAGGGACGATTATCCAGCAGATTGGTACATTTATGGGAGGTACCACTGGGAACATTGTATTTGTAATAGGCAAGGTGGCGGCGGCTATGACGGGGGCAGGCATAGGGGCAGGAGTTGCCCGCAGGTTTGAAGGCAGCCAGCTGGTTGTAGTATCCGCAGCCACAGCAGGCATGGTGGGCGCATTTGCTGCTAAGATACTGGCAGGAGAGGTCCTGCAGGATGGAACCATTATATTTGCAGGCCCAGGTGAACCCTTAGGGGCCTTTGTCGCCTC of the Luxibacter massiliensis genome contains:
- the ung gene encoding uracil-DNA glycosylase produces the protein MAGISGGWYEALKDEFKKPYYKKLFETVNQEYRTRKIFPPANDIFNAFHLTPLDKVKVVILGQDPYHNNGQAHGLCFSVQKGVEVPPSLVNIYQELHDDLGVKIPDHGCLTKWASQGVLMLNTVLTVRAHQANSHRDIGWEQFTDAAIKALDRQDRPIVFILWGSPAQRKKAMLHNPQHLILQAPHPSPLSAFRGFFGSRPFSQTNRFLQEHGGEPVDWEIE
- a CDS encoding ABC transporter ATP-binding protein — protein: MEKVIEVKNLYKLYRVGESVVRALNGVDFTVYAGEFCAIVGTSGSGKSTLLNMLAGLEKPTKGEIIISGQHMETLNEDGLVKFRRENVGFIFQSFHLIGTLNAVENVALPLSFRGEARTSRMKKADKMLDLVNLKKHKKHLPNQMSGGQQQRVGVARALVVNPKIIFADEPTGNLDSHTSEEVMRLMQEVVRQQKKTLVMVTHDDHLAAYADRVFHIIDGEIVKIEDNRKKREEKEHETI
- a CDS encoding COG1361 S-layer family protein, which codes for MKPFRSIMKTAVGLAMAAALILPTAVRAEESRPIPAISISVGKGQSTPEYEAGQTEQALELNLENQGSADAKNVKVTPILDNADTWPFDIANMNNECQVGDIPAGQNVSAKWEGLAVRSDVETKSYRLSFQITWDDGANQYETSKYVFVKTKAKPQEQETEPEQTPAPDDTSQPEQASGEEELMMAGGEILNSDPVITGGGGETADSGNHPVPRVIVTGFSTDPQAVNAGSDFTLIVHLKNTSARTAVSNMLFDLQAPSSGTEAAAEAPAFLPSSGSSSIYLDSIPAGETRDISIALNARADLVQKPYSIAMSMKYEDASATQYESSSSLAIPVKQAARFEFSDLEIAPETIAVGEEANITCSLYNTGRIKLYNVKAKFQGDGIDSKEVFVGNVDSGATGSIDGIVTATKEMSGDKKCKMVVSYEDEAGKTSTVEKEFALEITPEQTPVDMSQIAEMPEEKGFPVLPAIIGAVILAAAIIIVIIIRRRKKKLKSVEEEDLLDEVDRFTEDE
- a CDS encoding ABC transporter permease, with amino-acid sequence MRWIDLLRMSSGNLRRRKLRTFLTILGVIIGTASIVVMISLGLGMQQSMYREIEQSGGMTSLTVIGKQTEGGMYSSYGGDQEEADKYITDDVLKQLASLDHVKSAYPVLDVSAVALKGKYIGYLQVRGMTQEALKEQNIKLAAGGRLPDPDSPNLELVFGNGVIQSFYEKTTGKGYWETGVLPDIDMANDQMFLILDQDGYFQSQENTIGQSDTDGNGTKGQTANQPPKKYVVSASGVVEGDVDSYNANYYYVYCDINKLQDMLKKEFKGRVIPGQPSTKSGKPYRQFVYTSASVQAENIDDVDTLSAEIRNMGFQVTTNAEYMESMKKQFAMIQAVLGGIGAVSLFVAAIGITNTMMMSIYERTKEIGVIKVLGCSLKNIKQMFLMEAAFIGFIGGVLGNILSFLMSFAINILTGNGSAMGLDGNISYIPVWLVLASMAFAVFVGMAAGYFPALRAMKLSPLAAIRND
- the rd gene encoding rubredoxin → MKKYVCEPCGYVYDPEVGDPDNGIAPGTAFEDLPEDWVCPICGMGKEAFVEE